TCGGCGCGATTTCAGCAGGAAAACTACGCCGCAGCCATTCAAGAGTTACAAGCCGGCTTGAAATTAAAACCCAATGTTCCGGGTGCTTTATTTGATTTGGGAAATGCTTACTACAAGCTCAATCAATTTCCCCAAGCTATCGCAGAGTATGAAAAAGCCTACGCCCAAGAGAAAAACTTTTGGCCGGCGATTAACAACATTGGATTAGTCAACTACGAAAAAGGCGATACTGAAGGAGCGATTCAGCGGTGGAAAACCGCCGTGTCCATTGACGACAAAGCAGCCGAACCAATGCTAGCCCTAGCTGTCGCCCTTTACACAAAAGGCGACCGAGAACAGGGCTTAGCGATGGGAGAAGCGGCGCTAAAATTAGACAGCCGGTATGCAGATATAGAGTTTCTCAAAGAAAATCTTTGGGGAGAGCGCTTGCTCCAAGACACCCAAAAATTCTTAGAAACGCCTCGTATCCAAGCCTCCCTAGCTCAAAATCAAGACGCTCCTACGCCTCCTGTCATGTCGCCCTAAAGCATTTAGATTTTAGATTTTGGATTAGGTAAGAATCTAAAATCTAAAATCTAAAACCCACTTTAATCCTTGGGCAGCAGAGCCATAATTCGATCAACAAACTCTTGGTGATCGACAACAGGTTTGGAGATATACCCATCTGCTCCACTCTGCTCTAGAAATTGTTCGCGATCACCGGCCATCGCATGAGCCGTCACCAGGATAATGGGCAGACTAGCCGTTTGTGGGTCTGACTTTAACATTTGAGTGATTTTGATGCCATCAACCGCTCTGCCCTTATAAACACTGCGAGCGAGGGAGACATCCATCAAAATAATGTCCGCTTCCCCAGCTTGGGCAATTTGCATCACCTCTTCCACATTTTCGGTATGCTTTACGGCTAAGCCGCCCCGTTTGGTCAGGATCTTAGAAAATACTCGTGCATTGACCTGATCGTCCTCCACAATCAAAACGGTTTTCATTTTGAACTTCCCACTGGATACCCATCTAAACTTGTTTAGGACTGGAGAAAAGCTGGGCGTTGCCGCCAGCTACAGAACAGTCATGTCCCCGTTTATAAGCGACCGACACCGTTAGCATAACGTGGTCGCAGGGCACAGCATTCGTCCGAAAAACTTGGGGTTGAGCCACAAAGTTATGAGTTTGAATGCCATGCGCTAAGGGGCACACAATAAAGGACATCCGTACCTCCTCGCCTATCCCTACCAGTATGTCTTGTCTGTGTGCTACCTAGCCAGAAGGCTGAAGGCAGAGCCGGCCCGTAAAATCACCAGAAGTGTTTCACAGGTAGAAATTTTGGCAAGCTACTCTTATAGTCTAGGTTTAAAGACCCATCGAAAGTTAGTCGATCAAAAAAGTATTTCTCAAGCTATTTTCCCAAACCGGCATTAATTGATTAAATTCCCACAGAAACAATTTTTGTGAAGACTGGGGTGCGATGCGATGCTACCGTCAGCCGGCGTGAATAAAGTGGTTGAAGGTGCTTTCGTTTGAGAGATCAGTGATTTTCTATGTTCAAAGCGACCTCAGCCGGTGCCTTCGCCCCCACCAGAGAATCTATAACAAACCATCAAGCACCGGCACAGAAGTCTGATCGAGACCAAGTCTTCCGTTACGCTAGATGACATGGCTAAAATTGCACGACACTGTTAAAAGTTGGGAATTAAGGAACTGAACTCATGGCCAAACAGTTGAACTTGCTCTCGACAGGACAGGTGATCTCCACTGCCCTGCACACGGAGATGCAACAGTCCTATCTTGAATATGCCATGAGTGTGATCGTCGGGCGGGCACTGCCGGACGTTCGCGATGGCTTAAAACCCGTCCACCGGCGAATTTTGTACGCTATGCACGAGTTGGGGCTGACACCAGACCGGCCCTACCGCAAGTGCGCCCGTGTGGTCGGGGATGTGCTGGGGAAATATCATCCCCACGGAGATCAGGCGGTTTACGACGCCTTGGTGCGGATGGTGCAGGAGTTTTCGACGCGCTATCCGCTGCTAGCCGGTCATGGCAACTTTGGTTCGGTGGACAATGACCCACCGGCAGCCATGCGATACACCGAAACTCGCTTAGCGCCGGTAAGCCACGAGGCGATGCTGGCTGAAATTGACGCGGCGACGGTTGACTTCATTGGCAACTTCGATAACTCGCAGCAAGAGCCGGTGGTGTTGCCGGCGCAACTGCCGATCTTATTGCTCAACGGTTGCTCTGGGATTGCGGTGGGGATGGCTACCAATATTCCTCCCCACAACTTGGGAGAGATTGTTGATGGTTTAATTGCTTTAATTGACCGGCCCGATTTGCCCGATGAGAAGCTGTTTGAGCTGATTCCGGGGCCAGATTTCCCCACCGGCGGCGAAATCGTCGAGACAGAGGGAATTCGAGCCGCTTACACCACCGGCAAGGGCAGCATCTCTGTCCGGGGCATTGCTCAAATTGAAGAGGTTCAAGGAGGACGAGGCCGGCACAAGCGCATGGCAATTGTGGTGACTGAACTGCCATTCCAAGTTAATAAAGCGGCTTGGATTGAAAAGATGGCAGAGTTAGTCAATCAGGGGCGAATTGAGGGCATTTCTGATATCCGCGATGAGAGCGATCGTGAGGGGATGCGTGTAGTCGTTGAACTCAAACGAGAGGTAGAGCCTCAAAACATCCTGCATCACCTGTACCACCAAACGGCGCTTCAGTCTACCTTTGGGGCGATTTTGCTAGCGATTGTGGAGGGTCAGCCCCGCCAGCTGACGCTGCGGGAGTTGTTGCTGCAGTTTTTGAATTTCCGAGAGCAGACGCTGACGCGCCGGTATAGTCACGAACTGAATAAGACTGAGGAACGGCTGCACATTGTTGAGGGTTTGCTCAATGCGTTGGGAAATCTCGATGCGGTGATTGACATTCTCAGAAATGCGCCAGATGGCACGACTGCCAAGATCGCTTTTCAGAATCAGCTGAATTTGAGTGATCGGCAGGCAGATGCGATTTTGGCGATGCCTTTGCGCCGGCTGACGGGTTTGGAACGGCAGAATTTGCAGACAGAGTTTGCGGAACTCACGCAGCGCCGGCAGGAGTTGCAACTGTTGCTGGGTGATCGTCAGGAACTGCTCAAAGCCCTGAAAAGAGACTTGAGATCCCAGAAAAAGAAGTATGGCGATCCGCGCCGCACCCGGATTTACGGAAATAAGCCGGCACAGCGGCAGAAGGGTAAAGCATCAGAGGAGAAAGCCGGCACGGGAACGAAAGAGAAAGGCAGAAATAAGTCAGACTCACCGCCGTTGCCTGTGTCCCCCGTTCCCTCTCTTCCTTTCCCAGATGAAGAAACGGTTCTGGAATTCACGCACCGGGGATATGTGCGCCGGCTGCCGGTGGCGGCGTTGCAGCAGCCTACTCGCGGTCGTAAAAAGAGCAAGGGCGCGGAGTCTGTGCCGAGTAATCAGGACTTTTCGGTTCAGACTGAGTTGGCTAAGACAGGGCAGGATGTTTTAGCCTTGACTCGCACCGGCAAGGCTTTTGCAATTAAGGTTGGGGACATTCCACCGGCAACGGGTCGGGACGCGAAGGGCAAGCCGTTTGTGACTTTGCTGCCTCAGTCTGTCCACAACGATCCTGAAGCGATTGCGGCGCAATTTATTATCTCAGATTATCTTGACAGTATGACGCTGATTATGCTAACGCAGCAGGGCCGCATTAAGCGGATTCCCTTATTAGAGTTGGCCAATATGACAGGTCGAGGTCTGACGGTGATGAAGTTGAAGGATGACGATTTGCTCATGTACGCAGATCTGGCGGGTGCCGACGAGGAGGTGGTTTTGGCTACTTCTGGAGGCCGGCTATTGCGCTTTGCGGTGAATGAGGAGCAGTTGCCGGTGATGGGGCGCACGGCGCAGGGTTATCAGGCATTGCGCTTGCGGAAGCAGGAGCAGTTGGTTGGTTGTGCGACAATGGGGACGAATAAAGATTTGTTGCTGGTGACTGAGTTAGGGTTTGCGAAGCGGTTGCCGATACACTTATTGAGACCGGCAAATCGGGGAGAAATTGGGACTCAGGCGTTGCAGTTTACCACCAAGAGTGATTCCTTGGCGGGAATCGTGCCGGCACCTAAGGATGCTTCTGTGATGTTACACACTTCTGCGGATCGGTTGGTGAAGTTGCCGATTGCTGAGGTGGCGATCTGGGGTAAAGATGGTATCGGAGATCGGGTGCCGTTGCTCAATCCTGGGGAGAAGGTAATTTCCCTGACACTGTGTTCCCAGGAGTTGGGGTAGAGATGATTTTGCTGCCGGTTAACATTTAAAGTTATTACGAACAAAGCCCGCACCAGCGGGTTTTTTGTTGGTGATCAGGGGAAGCCGGTGTAGGTGAATGCTGCCCAGCAGAAGGAGAAATCTACACGACAAAGCAATTGCAGCCGTTCTAGGGCTTTGTAGATTTTGGTAGCTGCCTTGGCACGGTTCTCGAACTTTGGCTCAATTTATCTTAAATATTTTTAGCCAGACTGCCTTTCAAAGCGTTCTAACAATTCCTGACGAGATAAATTCAGAAGTAAATGAAAATATAACGCTTCATCCTAAATCTCTTTAATTATTTGCCTTAATTACTCAAGTTTAGCTAAACTTAAAGGAGTAATTTATTCAAAACATTCATTCATTTTTTATGCCAAGATTCAATACCTTCAACACTACGACTATGATTTATTACATAGATTTTGAGCTTTGATATAAAAGTTTATATCTGAAGATACATTTGCTGACAACCATACTGATAGAATTTGCCATATTTATTCTGATAAACCTTCAATCTTTGGAAATATCTCATCAAGTTATTTAAAATTTTAAGAAATTGGGAAATATCGGTTTCTTTAAAAGCTTGTTTATTATAGAAAAGATATAAAGTAGAAAAATGTTTGTGATTCACAAAAATTTTACCCTCATGTTTAAAAGCACTGAGTAACCGTTTCTCAAAACCAGCAATATTAAAATCTGCTGTTATATAAGCGTTCAGAGATTCTCCCGCCCCCTCCTTCATTAATCTTGGGGCTTCAAATGCCTCTAAATAAAATACATCCGGTGCAGTTCCTCCGGCTAAGCGGGTGTAAATGACAGACATATACTCACTGTTAATAACTTCATATTTAACTTTGATATTGGGGTGCTTTTATTCAAATTTCTGAATGAGCTTTTTGAGAAGCCGCTGTTCGCTGAGATTGCTTTGCCAACCGGCAAGTGTAACAACTTGTTGAGCAGGGATTGTCTCTTTCGTCCTACAGCCTGCTAAAGTTATAAACGCAAGTATCGAGATCGCAAAATCGGCTAACCTTCTTGCCCTCATTATTAAATTTCCTAATTTTGTGACTTCTCATATATTTTAGAAATATCGGGTGAACAGATCCGATCTCCCTCAACTTTCCAGATGTAGTAGATATTGACCGCCGTGGCAAAAGTTGTTATCAAAAGTATTTACAAAAGTTTTCCCGGTCGCAAAGGTGAAAACAAGTCCATCTTGCGGGACATCAATTTAGAAGTGCCAGATGGCCAATTTATGGTGCTGGTCGGGCCGTCTGGTTGCGGGAAAAGTACCCTGCTGCGCTTAATTGCGGGTTTAGAAGAAATCACCGGCGGCGAGATTCAAATCGGCGATCGCCTCGTCAATGAATTGCCTCCCAAGGAACGCGATATTGCGATGGTGTTTCAGAACTACGCCCTTTATCCCCACATGACAGTTTATGACAATATTGCCTTTGGGCTGCGGCGCACAAAATTGGGCAATGGGGAAAATGACTCATTTGAAAAATTGTTCGCCGGCATGACGCGATCACTGCCAAAAAATCTGCGTTACCTGTCACCGCAAGAGAAAGCAGTTGACACGCAGGTGGCAAGGGTTGCCCAGCTATTGCAAATTGAATCACTCCTCGACCGGCTGCCGAAACAGCTATCTGGGGGGCAAAAGCAGCGAGTTGCTCTTGGACGAGCGATCGCCCGCAACCCCCAAGTCTTTTTGATGGATGAACCCCTATCGAACCTAGACGCTAAACTCCGCGCTGAAACCCGCGCTCAAATCGTCAAACTACAACGCCAGCTCGGAACAACAACGATTTATGTCACCCACGATCAAACTGAAGCGATGACAATGGGTGATCGCATTGCGGTTATGTATGCCGGCCAAATTCAGCAAGTGGCAAAGCCTCTGGAACTCTACAACCGGCCTGTAAATCGCTTCGTTGCCGGCTTCATTGGCTCACCTCCGATGAACTTTCTGCCGGTGCAGTTTCAAGCACCCTTGTTGCTCTACCAAAACCAGTTCCGCCTCACGCTCCCAGACACTTGGGCACCGGCGCTGGAAAAGTACAGTGGCCAATCACTGATTTTAGGCATCCGTCCAGAACACTTAAACATTAGTCTGCCGGCGCTGAAAAATATCCAAGTTCAAGTTGATCTGGTGGAATCCCTCGGCGCGGAAACGCAACTTCATGTCAGTCCCGTCGAGAATGCCGGCAATCCCTCAATGCTACAGGTGCGAATTGAGCCAGATCGTCTTGTAAGTGCCGGTGAGCAACTTTGGCTAGCGATCGCACCGGACAAAATTCATTTATTCGACCCGGAAACAGGCATCGCGATTTTGCCTTAGCGGCTTACAATCTCTTTTTCTTGTGTGGCGGTGAAATCTTGTCAGAGTTATTAGAATCGGCTGCTTGTTGCACCGCCTGGGATTCTTTGTTACATTTATTTACACAACTTAAAAAAATGTAGCTAAAGGTCATTCATCTTTATGCAAAAAGAAAATCGCAACGCTTGGCGCTTTGGCTTCACCCCCGGTGCCGAGAACTGGAACGGTCGTCTGGCAATGATTGGCTTTGCCGGCGCAATGATTCTGGAATTAGTGACTGGAAAAGGTTTGCTTCACTTCTGGGGCTTAATCTAATTCTTCAAAAGCTTCTAATATCAAATTGGATTCATCTCTTGTAAAGAGAAAAAATCGTAGGTACTAAGAATGCCGGTATAGCCAACACTCAGTTTTTCAACCTCTACAATCTCCAAAAAAAAGTAACTGGGAATTCCAAAGGGAACGCCCAGTTTTTTTTAAAATTTACTAATAGCTAATCGCTAATTATTCAGCGATTAGCCATTAGCGATACTAGCGAATATATTCTTTGAGAATGCTATTGCGATTGGGATGGCGCAACTTCCGCAATGCTTTGGCCTCGATTTGCCGAATCCGTTCGCGTGTGACGTTGAATATTTGACCGATTTCTTCCAACGTCTTCATGCGCCCATCATCCAAGCCATAGCGCAAACGCAAAACATCACGTTCACGGGGGCTGAGGGTGTCGAGGACACTTTCAAGGTCTTCCCGGAGTAGATTTTTAGCAACTTGATCTTCCGGGGTTTCTCCGTCAGATTCAATAAAATCTCCCAAGCGAGAGTCTTCTTCTTTCCCGATAGGGGTTTCTAGAGAAATCGGCAACTGCGCGGACTTGGCAATAAACCGCAATTTCTCAATGGTCATCTCCATGCGAGTGGCGATTTCCTCTTCAGTGGGCTTGCGGCCCATTTCTTGGGAAAGTAATTTGGTAGTTTTCTTAATTCGAGAAATTGTTTCGTAAAGATGAACAGGAAGACGAATGGTGCGCGACTGATCAGCGATCGCACGGGTAATTGCCTGACGAATCCACCAAGTCGCATAGGTTGAGAATTTATAACCTTTTTCATGGTCAAACTTCTCAGCCGCCCGGATCAAACCCAGACTGCCTTCTTGAATCAAGTCTTGGAATGACAGACCTCGATTCATATACTTTTTCGCAATCGAAACCACCAACCGGAGGTTAGACTGCACCATTTTCTCTTTCGCGCGCCGGCCTAAATGCAGGCGACGACGAAACTCTTGCAATGGCATCTTCACCGCTTCAGCCCATTCCGCATCATGGGGAATCCGAGCCAGATCATCGTAGAGTTTCTCGCGTACACGCTCTAATTCAAGCAGATCGGCAATCTTACGCGCTAGCTCAATTTCTTCGTCAGCACGTAACAGCCGAATTCTGCCGATTTCTTGCAGGTAGAGGCGAATTGAGTCTTCTGTATAATGCTTTTTCTTAGCCTGGGCTTTCCGCCGGCCAGAGCGAGCCTTCCCAGACTTCGCGTCCTCATCATCAGACTGAGCATCTAAAAAGGCTTCTTGGTCGCCGGAGTCGGCACCAAGCAAGTCATCTTCTGCTTCTTCAATTAAAAGATCTTCTAACTCGATCTCAGGCTGGGTAAAATTTTCCAGCTCAGGCTGATCAAGGGTTGCAAGTACGTTGTTAGCCTGGGTCATGCTGCGTTCCTCATGCTCCTTCATGAAACAATCAATAACTGGATAGCTTGCTCGATAGAGCTCTATACAAAATAGCCGGTTACAGCTTTTTACAAGCGCTCAATGGCTTGAACAACTGCGGGCTAGTTAACTGGAAGATAAACCCCTTCGTCGCCACCATATATGTCGGCATATAGCGAGTGTGGGATAAGTAAAGGTTGGATCTTGCTCAGACCTCTCCGATTGTAGCCTTTTTCACAAAAATAGCACGCTACTTTGTTGGCTTAATTGTAGTTTCCAAGAGTCCTGCCAAGCTAGCTTGGTTTACATCAACCATGTCATCTTAGATGAACACTTGAAAAGCCTGCAAGATGCTTGGTATTTGGATAAGCGCGATTCTGAAATGAGAATCTCACTCAACCGTTGTGCTCTAATTCCACTAGCAAGTCAGTGGTAAAAAAGCAATTCGGTTTTGCCATCTGAGTTGATCAGGAAACCGATAATCATTAATGCACCCATATTTACCCTGTATCCTTGAACTTCATACGCACTTTGCGCTTTAATCAAGCCGATTTGCTGGGATCTACAGTAGATAATTTCAAACTGCTTTCTGCAATTGCCTCTTCATGCGCTCCACAAGCGCAGCATCGCAGTCACAGCATTCAGTAAATTAACTCAACCCAAACTCTGGTGTGGGAGAGTTGGAGCGTTGGTGCCGGCAGCGTGTTAGCCACAAGAGCGCAGTTGATGTCTCAATTCGCCAACTTCTGTTTTGAAGCATACTGCCCACCGGCACTACCCCTTTTTAACTCATTTAGGCCGTGTCTTGCATTCTGTTAAATACTACTTAAATTTTTGACAAAATTCATCGTGCTTTCCCGTAAATACCTCATCCAATCTTGCTTGGGTGGGTAAGATGCCAGTTTGTTGGGAGCCGAGAAGGCGAGAAACTGGCACAATGTCCGCTAACTTACTGTATCCATCCCTGTGAAGGTGTCTCCTTTTCAAGCGTCCGACCCCAACCGCTTGTTAGCAGCCTTAACTGGGGAAGTCTCTGAAGTACCCACTAGACAGGGCTTTTTGGGGTCAATTCCCCGACGCCTATTTAATCCTTGCGTCTTTTGCTCTGGTTCGTTAAAATCCTCATCCCTATTTTTAATTGAGACGGTTTCACTGAACCGGACACTTAAGCCAACTACTTTCCGCTATTCTAATGAATCCTTTTGAGAGTTGACAGTGGGTAACTTTCAGAAATTAACATTTCTCATCCCAATCGCGGAGTTTTTGCCTGAAAAAGAGTCGGTTGAGCGTGCTTCTCCCGCACCCGGTTGTCTGAGAATCCAGCACCTTTGGTGACTTGAATCGCTGTGCCGGCTTTGGAAAGGAAGGTTGAACACCCCCTTCAAAACAAGCTTGGGGGAAATCTGTAACCGGCGAAAAATAAAAGAGTCTTATCAGGTGTCACTCCCAGCACAAATCGGGGGTTATCAGGTTTTTCTGACCGGCAGCACACTTCTATTGCTAATTAGGTAGGGCAAACAGCCCCTTACAGGCTAAGAGAAGAACGTCGCCTCTGCGCTATTACTTATATTACCCATTCTTTCTAAAATAAACTGCCCCCGACTGCTGAGACGCCTCAGATATCTTACCAAGGTAACAAAAACGCTAAGCGAACTTTAAGAACTGAGACTGTAAGCAGCCTGCCGGTGCTGTACTAATCGGGATATAAGAAAGATATTGTAGCGCGAAGATCGGTAAATACTTAATTGGCTTCCAAATCTACACAGAAATTTTAAAAAAAGCAAATGAGTCTTGTTTTTTCCTTGCGACTTTTTATGCTAATCACACGTTAATTAGTTACAGAGTGCGCTTTTTTCTTGCTGACTTTTTTTCACTTTTTGTTTTGCTAGGAGTATATATCCCTTCAAATCAAGAGAAATATTAATTCACTGGCCATCCCAAGCGAGTGGGTTGCTCATAAATCCGCTTAAGCGTGTTGATGTCTCTAGCGGAAATGGGGGGTGGGTTGCGAACTTGAGAAAAATAGAGCGTGTCGGTTTCCAGAGGGCTGTGGCCCCAGATTCCCAAAGCATGGCCAAGTTCGTGACGGGCGGCTGCTTGGATGTAAGGGCCGGCCTGGTTAGGACTTAATAAGATTGTGAAGCGGTGGGACAGCATTGCCGGTGAGTCGGCTTCCTGGCTGATGTAAAACTCATAGCGGGTTTCAGCCGAACGAGCGCGAGTTAGGTTGCCATCAGGAGACATTCGCAAGGGTGGACGCCGGTGCCAAATCGCAATATCTGCCGTTTCTGAGTCTTTGACGATGTCTAAGGGTAAATATAAGCTCCATTCCCGCACCGCTTGCAAGACAACGCTGGCCCATTGCTGGGATGAGGGAGAACCGGCTGCCTCGATAAAAACTTTAACTGGAAATAGGGACCAGATGAGATAGCCAACTGGCAGCGATTTCACCTCGGAGAAATAATCGCCGCTGCCAGTCGGATCTTGCCACTGGGCAAGCGAGGGGGGCAGGGGGTGCGCCTGTAGGGGCGGTAAGGCTGTCGGTGGGGATGTTGTCTCTTCTAAGCTCAAAATCCGATTTGTATGGCCGGCCTGTGGGTGCCATTGCTGCGCCCCGATCGCTGTTTCTTGTGCTAAAACACCATAACAGCTGCCGGTGGGGGCGGCAGCTGAGAGAGTGATATTAATCAAGATAACGAGCCAAACTGTGCTGGTGGCCAGAAATACCAGTCTTGTCCTTTGCCTGTTACGGGAGACAAGGGACAAAAAAATGTCTTTCAGCTGACTTATTTGCCCAGCCACCCGGCGCTCAAAATCACCGTTAAGCCCATAAAAATGATACTGAGACCCCAAGTAATGCGATTTAGTGAGGTTTCGGCACTCTTGGCGCTTGTGAAAAGTTGGGCTTGTCCGCCAATGCCCCCGATGCCATCACCTTTGGGGCTGTGCAGCAACACAAATACAATCAAGCCAAGTGCGGACAAGGCCCAGATAATCTGCAAAAAGCTAACAATGGTCATGGTGTTGTCAGTTATTAATCAGTAATGGCTCATCGGTAATGAGTCATGAGCAACTCAGGATGAATGACTTATGACTCATTTACCGATTTCCATCTTATAGACGAATCCGCACCGGCGTGCGATTTGCGCGGGATTCAAATTCTACTGGCTCTATCATAGATCGGCCAGTCATTTCCGAGGGTTGAGGCAGTTTCAAAATTTCTAAAATCGTGGGGGCAATATCCGCTAAGCAGCCATCGCTTCGCAGAGAAACTTCGGTTCCATGCCCTGGAATTTTCAACCCCTCCCCTTCTACTAAGATAAAGGGCACCGGATTCGTGGTGTGAGCTGTCCAGGGGTTTCCTGCTTCATCTCGCATACATTCAGCGTTGCCGTGATCAGCAATGATGATGGCAGTGCCGCCGGCACCAATGATACTGCTCAGCAAGCGACCGAGGCACTTGTCAACCGTTTCAAGGGCTTTGACCGTGGGTTCTATTTGGCCGGTATGCCCCACCATATCCGGGTTAGCGTAGTTGATCACCACCAGCGAGTACATACCTTTTTTAATGGCCGCGCTGGCCACATCCGTTACAGCCTCCGCTGACATTGCCGGTGCTTGGTCATAGGTGGCCACCATCGGACTTTGCACTAACTCTCGATCCTCACCCTCAAACGGCTCTTCCAGACCCCCATTAAAGAAATACGTCACATGGGCGTACTTCTCGGTTTCTGCAGTGCGAAGCTGCCGTAGACCGTTTTCGGCGATCACTTCTCCCAAAATTTTAGTCAGGTTTTGCGGCTCGAAGGCGACCAACACCGGCAGTTCCGAATCGTATTGAGTGAAGGTCACAAACGACAAGGGACGAATGAGTTCGCGTTCAAACCCGTTAAAATTCTCGCTGACAAAGGCGTGGGTAAGCTGCCGCGACCTGTCTGGGCGGAAGTTATAGAAAATCATCCCATCTTTGGCTTCCACTGCTCCCGGTGCAATGCGAACCGGCGCAATGAACTCGTCTGTGATTCCCTCGTTATAAGAAGCTTGCAAGACCTCTAAAGCTGAACGGCCATCTCCAGGGCCATCCTGAGTCATCACATCATAGGCGCGCTTGTTGCGATCCCAGCGGTGGTCGCGATCCATACTGTAGTACCGGCCACTAAGGGTGACGATCTGCCCAATTCCAATACGCTCAATCGCATCTTGAATTTGCCCGATCGCTTGCATTCCCTCTGTTGGCGAAGTATCCCGACCGTCTGTGATCGCGTGGATGCAAACCTCTGAAATGCCCTGAGCCTTTGCTAGCTTTAACAGTCCAAACAGATGGGAGATATGGGAGTGCACACCTCCTTCTGAGCAAAGACCCACCAAATGCAGCTTGCCGCCCGATTCCCGCACTTCTTGGCAAACTTTTAATAGGGCTGGATTCCTCAGCAACGAGCCATCTTCAACCGCATCAGAAATCCGCATCAATTCTTGCTTGACAACCCGACCGGCACCAATATTCATGTGACCCACTTCGGAATTGCCCATTTGGCCTTCTGGCAAGCCTACGGCTTTCCCGGAAGTGCGGATTAACGTTTTCGGATAGGCTGCCCAGAGGCTGTCCATCACGGGTGTGT
Above is a genomic segment from Microcoleus sp. FACHB-68 containing:
- a CDS encoding tetratricopeptide repeat protein — encoded protein: MEKTGLSIAEEAAQLARFRQYELALPRAELATQLAPKSFQTWALLGSLYIQTEELEKGVAALQQAQNLDPENASILFALGSARFQQENYAAAIQELQAGLKLKPNVPGALFDLGNAYYKLNQFPQAIAEYEKAYAQEKNFWPAINNIGLVNYEKGDTEGAIQRWKTAVSIDDKAAEPMLALAVALYTKGDREQGLAMGEAALKLDSRYADIEFLKENLWGERLLQDTQKFLETPRIQASLAQNQDAPTPPVMSP
- a CDS encoding response regulator yields the protein MKTVLIVEDDQVNARVFSKILTKRGGLAVKHTENVEEVMQIAQAGEADIILMDVSLARSVYKGRAVDGIKITQMLKSDPQTASLPIILVTAHAMAGDREQFLEQSGADGYISKPVVDHQEFVDRIMALLPKD
- a CDS encoding DNA topoisomerase (ATP-hydrolyzing); this translates as MAKQLNLLSTGQVISTALHTEMQQSYLEYAMSVIVGRALPDVRDGLKPVHRRILYAMHELGLTPDRPYRKCARVVGDVLGKYHPHGDQAVYDALVRMVQEFSTRYPLLAGHGNFGSVDNDPPAAMRYTETRLAPVSHEAMLAEIDAATVDFIGNFDNSQQEPVVLPAQLPILLLNGCSGIAVGMATNIPPHNLGEIVDGLIALIDRPDLPDEKLFELIPGPDFPTGGEIVETEGIRAAYTTGKGSISVRGIAQIEEVQGGRGRHKRMAIVVTELPFQVNKAAWIEKMAELVNQGRIEGISDIRDESDREGMRVVVELKREVEPQNILHHLYHQTALQSTFGAILLAIVEGQPRQLTLRELLLQFLNFREQTLTRRYSHELNKTEERLHIVEGLLNALGNLDAVIDILRNAPDGTTAKIAFQNQLNLSDRQADAILAMPLRRLTGLERQNLQTEFAELTQRRQELQLLLGDRQELLKALKRDLRSQKKKYGDPRRTRIYGNKPAQRQKGKASEEKAGTGTKEKGRNKSDSPPLPVSPVPSLPFPDEETVLEFTHRGYVRRLPVAALQQPTRGRKKSKGAESVPSNQDFSVQTELAKTGQDVLALTRTGKAFAIKVGDIPPATGRDAKGKPFVTLLPQSVHNDPEAIAAQFIISDYLDSMTLIMLTQQGRIKRIPLLELANMTGRGLTVMKLKDDDLLMYADLAGADEEVVLATSGGRLLRFAVNEEQLPVMGRTAQGYQALRLRKQEQLVGCATMGTNKDLLLVTELGFAKRLPIHLLRPANRGEIGTQALQFTTKSDSLAGIVPAPKDASVMLHTSADRLVKLPIAEVAIWGKDGIGDRVPLLNPGEKVISLTLCSQELG
- a CDS encoding extracellular solute-binding protein: MKVKYEVINSEYMSVIYTRLAGGTAPDVFYLEAFEAPRLMKEGAGESLNAYITADFNIAGFEKRLLSAFKHEGKIFVNHKHFSTLYLFYNKQAFKETDISQFLKILNNLMRYFQRLKVYQNKYGKFYQYGCQQMYLQI
- a CDS encoding ATP-binding cassette domain-containing protein; translated protein: MAKVVIKSIYKSFPGRKGENKSILRDINLEVPDGQFMVLVGPSGCGKSTLLRLIAGLEEITGGEIQIGDRLVNELPPKERDIAMVFQNYALYPHMTVYDNIAFGLRRTKLGNGENDSFEKLFAGMTRSLPKNLRYLSPQEKAVDTQVARVAQLLQIESLLDRLPKQLSGGQKQRVALGRAIARNPQVFLMDEPLSNLDAKLRAETRAQIVKLQRQLGTTTIYVTHDQTEAMTMGDRIAVMYAGQIQQVAKPLELYNRPVNRFVAGFIGSPPMNFLPVQFQAPLLLYQNQFRLTLPDTWAPALEKYSGQSLILGIRPEHLNISLPALKNIQVQVDLVESLGAETQLHVSPVENAGNPSMLQVRIEPDRLVSAGEQLWLAIAPDKIHLFDPETGIAILP
- a CDS encoding chlorophyll a/b-binding protein, which codes for MQKENRNAWRFGFTPGAENWNGRLAMIGFAGAMILELVTGKGLLHFWGLI
- the rpoD gene encoding RNA polymerase sigma factor RpoD, with amino-acid sequence MTQANNVLATLDQPELENFTQPEIELEDLLIEEAEDDLLGADSGDQEAFLDAQSDDEDAKSGKARSGRRKAQAKKKHYTEDSIRLYLQEIGRIRLLRADEEIELARKIADLLELERVREKLYDDLARIPHDAEWAEAVKMPLQEFRRRLHLGRRAKEKMVQSNLRLVVSIAKKYMNRGLSFQDLIQEGSLGLIRAAEKFDHEKGYKFSTYATWWIRQAITRAIADQSRTIRLPVHLYETISRIKKTTKLLSQEMGRKPTEEEIATRMEMTIEKLRFIAKSAQLPISLETPIGKEEDSRLGDFIESDGETPEDQVAKNLLREDLESVLDTLSPRERDVLRLRYGLDDGRMKTLEEIGQIFNVTRERIRQIEAKALRKLRHPNRNSILKEYIR
- a CDS encoding peptidase; the protein is MINITLSAAAPTGSCYGVLAQETAIGAQQWHPQAGHTNRILSLEETTSPPTALPPLQAHPLPPSLAQWQDPTGSGDYFSEVKSLPVGYLIWSLFPVKVFIEAAGSPSSQQWASVVLQAVREWSLYLPLDIVKDSETADIAIWHRRPPLRMSPDGNLTRARSAETRYEFYISQEADSPAMLSHRFTILLSPNQAGPYIQAAARHELGHALGIWGHSPLETDTLYFSQVRNPPPISARDINTLKRIYEQPTRLGWPVN
- the secG gene encoding preprotein translocase subunit SecG; the protein is MTIVSFLQIIWALSALGLIVFVLLHSPKGDGIGGIGGQAQLFTSAKSAETSLNRITWGLSIIFMGLTVILSAGWLGK